One Chionomys nivalis chromosome 4, mChiNiv1.1, whole genome shotgun sequence genomic region harbors:
- the LOC130872992 gene encoding olfactory receptor 8B3-like, giving the protein MNSENFSLVAEFILVGLTDKPELQMPLFFLFLGMYLVTALGNFCLIILTVLNSHLHTPMYFFLFNLSFIDICYCSVFTPQMLMNFILRKNVITYTECMTQLYFFIFFAVSECYVLTSMAYDRYMAICNPLLYNVAMSPKLCLNLMFGSYFISFSTAVTHTTCMLRLTFCDANTINHYFCDIPPLLQLSCSSIYVNELVIFVVVSINIIVPASTVFISYGFILSSIFHISSSEGRSKAFGTCSSHILAVSLFFGSGAFVYFKPSTDGSMNEGKIYSVFYTNVVPMMNPLIYSLRNKDIKVALKKTLISRIF; this is encoded by the coding sequence ATGAACTCAGAAAATTTCTCTTTGGTGGCCGAATTCATTCTGGTAGGACTAACAGATAAACCTGAACTTCAGAtgcctttgttctttctcttcctagGAATGTATCTTGTCACTGCATTGGGAAATTTCTGTTTGATAATTCTAACTGTACTGAATTCTCACCTCCACACCCCTATGTACTTTTTTCTGTTTAACTTGTCCTTTATAGACATTTGCTATTGTTCTGTATTCACTCCTCAAATGCTTATGAACTTTATATTAAGGAAAAATGTAATTACATACACAGAATGTATGACCCAACTctatttctttatcttctttgcTGTTTCTGAGTGCTATGTTTTAACTTCAATGGCCTATGATCGCTACATGGCCATCTGCAATCCACTGTTATATAATGTTGCCATGTCTCCTAAACTATGCTTGAACCTTATGTTTGGTTCCTACTTTATCtcattttctactgctgtgactcACACTACATGTATGCTGAGACTGACCTTCTGCGATGCCAACACCATCAACCACTACTTCTGTGATATTCCTCCTTTGCTCCAGCTGTCCTGTTCAAGCATATATGTCAATGAGCTTGTGATTTTTGTGGTTGTAAGCATCAATATCATTGTTCCTGCTTCAACTGTCTTTATCTCCTATGGTTTCATTCTTTCCAGTATCTTCCACATCTCTTCGTCTGAGGGCAGGTCCAAAGCCTTTGGTACCTGCAGCTCCCACATTCttgctgtttctttgttctttggatCAGGTGCATTTGTATATTTCAAACCCTCCACAGATGGATCTATGAATGAAGGGAAAATCTATTCTGTCTTTTACACCAATGTGGTTCCTATGATGAATCCTTTAATCTACAGCTTGAGGAACAAAGATATTAAAGTTGCCCTGAAGAAAACGTTGATCAGCAGGATCTTCTGA